In a single window of the Desulfovibrio mangrovi genome:
- a CDS encoding TM1266 family iron-only hydrogenase system putative regulator, with product MDKRMGVVSVIVGDRNRDAGMVNDIISRHGELVLARMGVPCRDRGISVIALIIEATTNEVGSLTGQLGSLPSVRVKSSLV from the coding sequence ATGGACAAGCGCATGGGCGTCGTCAGCGTCATCGTTGGCGACAGAAACAGGGACGCAGGCATGGTGAACGACATTATCAGCCGCCACGGTGAACTCGTCCTCGCCCGCATGGGCGTTCCCTGCCGCGACAGGGGTATAAGCGTCATCGCCCTCATCATCGAGGCGACAACCAATGAGGTAGGCTCGCTCACCGGCCAGTTGGGCAGCCTTCCCAGCGTCAGGGTCAAATCTTCACTCGTGTAA
- a CDS encoding iron hydrogenase small subunit produces MKNIATMSRRGFIKLAGFTCGYAVLGFNMTREAVASTLEFIGIRQQSVYDADRKVYAIRKSQENPMIKKLYAKDGFLHEGPCGHESHHLLHTHYSDRSAGLKALKAKGVKLAL; encoded by the coding sequence ATGAAAAACATTGCAACCATGTCCAGACGCGGATTCATCAAGCTTGCCGGATTCACCTGCGGCTACGCCGTGCTGGGCTTCAATATGACCCGCGAAGCCGTTGCCTCCACGCTGGAATTCATCGGCATCCGCCAGCAGTCCGTGTACGACGCCGACCGCAAGGTCTACGCCATCCGCAAGTCGCAGGAAAACCCCATGATCAAGAAGCTCTACGCCAAGGACGGCTTCCTGCATGAAGGCCCCTGCGGGCACGAATCGCACCACCTGCTCCACACTCACTACAGTGACCGGAGCGCAGGCCTGAAGGCCCTAAAGGCCAAGGGCGTGAAACTGGCTCTGTAA
- a CDS encoding [FeFe] hydrogenase, group A, with protein sequence MSGCKAKHPAAAPAYLSGLEPPATGQRVEMEGVTYKIAAPRGIDPGTIFFVQVDTEKCMGCGECESHCPTGAIQEMHPDGQRGIVDPVACVNCGQCLANCPYGAIHEEVSYVGEILEKLRDPDTVVVSMPAPAVRYGLGECFGMPTGTYVGGKMHTALRRLGFGLIWDNEWTADVTIMEEGTELLERVKHGNKPLPQFTSCCPGWVKFAETFYPDLNEHLSTCKSPIAMLGPLAKTYGAEQSGIAGKKMYTVSIMPCVAKKFEGLRPEMNASGHRDIDATINTRELAWLIKQAGIDFVNLPEEEPDPALGMSTGAATIFGTSGGVMEAALRLAYEVLSGDTLANPDIKVVRTHEGINTADIPVPNFGTVKVAVVSGLQNAAKLCDEVRAGKSSYHFIEVMTCPGGCVNGGGQPLEPGMLQSSLFRSTIAKINRRYTQRRVG encoded by the coding sequence ATGTCTGGATGCAAAGCCAAGCATCCCGCTGCCGCTCCGGCCTACCTGTCAGGGCTTGAGCCGCCGGCAACGGGACAACGTGTGGAAATGGAAGGGGTGACTTACAAGATTGCCGCTCCTCGCGGCATTGATCCCGGCACGATTTTCTTCGTGCAGGTGGATACGGAAAAATGCATGGGCTGCGGCGAGTGCGAAAGCCACTGTCCCACCGGCGCCATTCAGGAAATGCACCCCGATGGCCAGCGCGGCATTGTGGACCCCGTCGCCTGTGTCAATTGCGGCCAGTGTCTTGCCAACTGTCCCTACGGTGCCATTCATGAAGAAGTCTCCTATGTAGGCGAAATCCTCGAAAAGCTGCGCGACCCCGACACGGTGGTCGTTTCCATGCCCGCTCCCGCAGTGCGTTACGGCCTCGGCGAATGCTTTGGCATGCCCACCGGCACGTACGTAGGCGGCAAGATGCACACGGCGTTGCGCCGTCTGGGCTTCGGGCTGATCTGGGACAATGAGTGGACCGCAGACGTCACTATCATGGAAGAAGGCACCGAACTGCTTGAGCGCGTCAAGCACGGTAACAAGCCTCTGCCCCAGTTCACTTCCTGCTGCCCAGGCTGGGTGAAGTTTGCAGAAACCTTCTACCCGGACCTGAACGAACACCTCTCCACCTGCAAATCCCCCATCGCCATGCTCGGCCCGCTGGCCAAGACCTATGGCGCAGAACAGAGCGGCATTGCGGGCAAGAAGATGTACACCGTGTCCATCATGCCCTGCGTCGCCAAAAAGTTCGAAGGCCTGCGCCCCGAAATGAACGCCAGCGGCCATCGTGATATCGATGCCACCATAAACACCCGAGAACTGGCATGGCTGATCAAGCAGGCGGGCATCGACTTCGTGAATCTGCCTGAGGAAGAGCCGGATCCCGCGCTCGGCATGTCCACCGGTGCCGCCACCATCTTCGGCACCAGCGGCGGCGTTATGGAAGCGGCGCTACGCCTTGCCTACGAAGTGCTCTCCGGCGACACGCTCGCCAATCCGGACATCAAGGTCGTACGCACGCATGAGGGCATCAATACGGCCGACATTCCCGTGCCCAACTTCGGCACCGTGAAGGTAGCCGTGGTCAGCGGCCTGCAGAACGCCGCCAAGCTGTGCGACGAAGTACGCGCAGGCAAGTCGTCCTACCACTTCATCGAAGTCATGACCTGCCCCGGCGGCTGCGTGAACGGCGGCGGCCAGCCTCTGGAACCCGGCATGCTGCAGTCCTCACTGTTCCGCAGCACCATCGCCAAGATCAACCGTCGCTACACCCAGCGGCGCGTAGGGTAG
- a CDS encoding PLP-dependent aminotransferase family protein — protein MTIKDHLLNAMRNATTAETDAPATARPRYLAIADAIESAIRSGTLLPDAALPTQREVADLLGVTVGTVTRGYAEAARRGLVRGETGRGTFVLSQRMTFAHIGRDTLMADGSPRVDLGLNTPFHSLDPDLGTALTTLAARRDIQHLLYYHQPRGLLRHRETGVRWAALHRYEASADNVLVCSGAQHGMTVTLGALFSPGDRIAVESLTYPLIKPLAKRLRLQLVPIPMDEQGMLPDALAAACVQETVRGLYIMPGCQNPTLAHMPEYRRHEIAAVCRRHGIRIIEDDMYALTLDSVLPPISAHAPELGHFIASTSKALTGGLRTAFVCAPPESVRRIEAAIEASIWMSASLMAEIATLWIEDGTAARVLTVKRAEAAARNQIAREILGEWQFCAHPTGYFIWLRLPRRWRSVEFAEAAAERGVSVAHMEHFAVGYAQPEQGVRVSLCGAQDRESLRNGLTVLAELLKL, from the coding sequence ATGACAATAAAAGATCACCTGCTCAACGCCATGCGCAACGCCACGACAGCGGAAACCGACGCACCCGCCACTGCCAGACCTCGCTATCTGGCCATTGCGGACGCCATTGAAAGTGCCATCCGCAGCGGCACCCTGCTGCCGGACGCCGCCCTGCCCACCCAACGCGAGGTGGCGGACCTGCTCGGCGTGACCGTGGGCACCGTGACACGCGGCTATGCGGAAGCGGCCCGCCGCGGCCTTGTGCGCGGCGAAACGGGCAGGGGAACCTTTGTTCTCTCGCAACGCATGACCTTCGCCCATATCGGCAGGGACACGCTCATGGCGGACGGCAGTCCCCGTGTGGACCTCGGCCTGAACACGCCCTTTCACTCACTGGACCCCGACCTCGGCACGGCGCTGACAACGCTTGCCGCGCGACGGGACATCCAGCATCTGCTCTACTACCACCAGCCCCGCGGTCTGCTGCGGCACCGGGAAACCGGCGTACGCTGGGCCGCCCTGCACCGCTATGAAGCTTCTGCCGACAACGTGCTTGTCTGTTCCGGGGCTCAGCACGGCATGACCGTTACCTTGGGAGCACTCTTTTCTCCCGGCGACCGCATTGCCGTGGAAAGCCTTACCTACCCACTCATCAAGCCGCTGGCCAAACGCCTGCGCCTGCAGCTCGTTCCCATTCCCATGGACGAACAGGGCATGCTGCCGGACGCCCTTGCCGCAGCCTGCGTGCAGGAAACGGTGCGCGGACTGTATATCATGCCCGGATGCCAGAACCCCACCCTCGCCCACATGCCGGAATACCGCCGCCACGAAATTGCCGCCGTATGCCGCCGCCATGGCATACGCATCATCGAGGACGACATGTACGCCCTGACGCTGGATTCCGTGCTGCCGCCCATCTCGGCACACGCACCGGAACTAGGCCATTTCATCGCCTCAACCTCCAAGGCGCTTACCGGTGGATTACGCACCGCATTTGTCTGCGCCCCCCCGGAATCCGTGCGTCGCATAGAGGCAGCCATAGAGGCATCAATCTGGATGTCCGCCTCGCTCATGGCGGAAATTGCCACACTGTGGATCGAAGACGGCACAGCCGCCCGTGTGCTTACCGTCAAGCGGGCCGAAGCGGCCGCCCGCAACCAGATCGCCCGCGAGATACTGGGAGAATGGCAGTTTTGTGCCCACCCCACCGGCTATTTCATCTGGCTCCGCCTGCCGAGGCGCTGGCGGTCCGTGGAATTTGCTGAGGCCGCCGCAGAGCGCGGCGTTTCCGTTGCCCACATGGAGCACTTTGCCGTCGGCTATGCCCAGCCCGAACAGGGAGTGCGCGTTTCCCTTTGCGGCGCGCAGGACAGGGAGAGCCTGCGCAACGGCCTGACCGTGCTGGCCGAACTACTCAAGCTGTAG
- a CDS encoding LysE family translocator, with amino-acid sequence MEVTNGLSLTANLLPLMLFCLSMTATPGPNNIMLTASGANFGFRRTLPHMFGIACGMQTMILTVGLGLGRVFMEFPAVHTALEWVGGAYLLYLAWKIANIPPAPVDSGGAGRPMTFMQGLLFQWVNPKCWMMVVGAVATFADERNAMHDVFIIALVFLAVTPPSIGMWALVGVKIRRFLETAFRRRMFNYTMAGLLVGSLVFVHMDKVL; translated from the coding sequence ATGGAAGTGACGAACGGTCTTTCGCTGACCGCCAATCTCCTGCCGCTTATGTTGTTCTGCCTGTCCATGACAGCGACACCCGGACCGAACAACATCATGCTGACGGCCTCCGGCGCGAACTTCGGGTTCCGCCGGACGCTGCCGCATATGTTCGGCATCGCGTGCGGCATGCAGACGATGATTCTGACCGTGGGGCTGGGACTCGGAAGGGTTTTCATGGAATTTCCCGCCGTGCATACGGCATTGGAGTGGGTTGGCGGTGCGTACCTGCTTTATCTGGCGTGGAAGATAGCCAACATACCACCCGCGCCCGTGGACAGCGGCGGGGCGGGCAGACCCATGACCTTCATGCAGGGGTTGCTCTTTCAGTGGGTGAATCCCAAATGCTGGATGATGGTGGTGGGCGCCGTGGCCACCTTTGCGGATGAACGGAACGCCATGCACGATGTCTTCATCATTGCGCTGGTCTTTCTGGCGGTCACTCCGCCGAGTATCGGCATGTGGGCGCTTGTGGGCGTGAAGATCAGGCGGTTTCTCGAAACTGCCTTCCGCCGTCGCATGTTCAACTACACCATGGCCGGGCTGCTGGTTGGATCATTGGTGTTCGTGCACATGGATAAAGTGTTGTAG
- a CDS encoding mechanosensitive ion channel domain-containing protein, with protein sequence MQIYFIPDTARRPSGRHIVLPVLLSLFLSLCLAGQVAAEATTSLQGLLEVKQRELTMLTNAEEGIAESVDQSLDDAKSAYGTIRKQYEEALLAQGLSLASPIEERSLSRQLQALERRLSKTLESLQDISDQASVRLDRLGTINTRSDFVARTDLSDDMQAFVTTYLRQIMQLRARLDAQQNKAETQLKQVKVLLDKIRTKRKQKEEGLATHWKEYFFRNTDPLVSVELWRQPGSVPLWLSVRMVAFTQELSLLESKAFSAALLALFVFTVVASGGIPLMRAALRGEPVSNHVAAKLHRSGLTGTIGFALVMADMRVFGGAAPSFSVFSWFLFGYGVLMGSNAIRRVVLPNFSNIPKTPLSWLFLLGGLMLVSEMPNRLAVPLWATASLVFLAFMLRRHMKNSSRGTAALSIWFWMAVLFALLAMAGYARFSAFICMLWFVSYVAYGVSTGLMATLNRSLSSLPDEGGYVMLKGAILGLASPLVWTGSASLGLYWLYQFLGEGILRTVGDLTISWEGFSLKFASVLLLAILFYVTRACSHLARGALDRMAERWPKGQRGSVLSLKTMANYGLWFVYGLVGLHILGVSLTSLTVVAGGLSVGIGFGMQTIFNNFFSGLILLFGRSIQQGDIIQVGDLWCTVRTINIRATVVETFDNASLIIPNSDLVTTQVTNWTKNNATIRRDLLVGVAYGSDTELVRKTLTAVAEAHPHVLRRPQPAVLFNDFGASSLDFILRVWINDIDNALTSISELRFAIDKAFREEGIEIAFPQMDLHIRTAPALQELQAAQVAQAKQAPKKTICRQDTTPDHDEE encoded by the coding sequence ATGCAAATATATTTCATTCCAGATACCGCCCGCCGTCCGTCCGGCCGACACATAGTATTGCCCGTCCTGCTGTCCCTGTTTCTGTCTCTCTGCCTTGCGGGGCAGGTTGCGGCAGAAGCCACCACATCCCTGCAGGGACTGCTGGAGGTAAAACAGCGCGAACTGACTATGCTCACCAATGCCGAAGAGGGCATTGCGGAGTCCGTGGATCAAAGCCTTGATGACGCCAAAAGCGCTTACGGCACCATACGGAAACAGTATGAAGAAGCCCTGCTTGCGCAGGGCCTCTCCCTCGCATCGCCCATTGAAGAGCGCTCCCTGAGCCGCCAGTTGCAGGCGCTGGAGCGCCGCCTCTCCAAGACACTGGAATCACTACAGGATATCAGTGATCAGGCGAGTGTGCGTCTCGACAGACTCGGTACCATCAACACCCGCAGCGACTTTGTGGCCCGCACCGATCTTTCCGACGACATGCAGGCCTTTGTAACAACCTACCTACGGCAGATCATGCAACTTCGCGCCCGGCTTGATGCCCAGCAGAACAAGGCTGAAACCCAACTCAAACAGGTGAAGGTTCTGCTGGACAAGATACGCACCAAGCGCAAACAGAAGGAAGAAGGCCTGGCAACCCATTGGAAGGAATATTTCTTCCGGAACACAGACCCCCTTGTCTCGGTGGAACTCTGGAGGCAGCCCGGCTCCGTACCGCTCTGGCTGTCCGTCCGCATGGTCGCCTTTACGCAGGAGCTCTCCCTGCTGGAAAGCAAGGCGTTTTCCGCAGCCCTGCTGGCCTTGTTCGTCTTCACCGTGGTGGCTAGCGGCGGCATCCCCCTGATGAGGGCGGCCCTGCGCGGGGAACCGGTTTCGAACCATGTTGCAGCAAAACTGCACCGTTCGGGCCTTACCGGAACAATAGGCTTTGCGCTGGTCATGGCGGATATGCGCGTATTCGGTGGAGCCGCCCCCTCGTTCAGCGTATTCAGTTGGTTCCTGTTCGGATACGGCGTGCTCATGGGATCCAACGCCATCCGCAGGGTGGTGCTCCCGAACTTCAGCAACATTCCCAAGACTCCATTGTCATGGCTGTTCCTGCTGGGAGGCCTGATGCTGGTGAGCGAGATGCCGAACAGACTGGCCGTCCCCCTGTGGGCCACAGCCTCTCTTGTATTTCTGGCGTTCATGCTCCGCAGGCATATGAAGAATTCTTCACGGGGTACGGCCGCCCTCTCCATCTGGTTCTGGATGGCAGTGCTCTTTGCCCTGCTTGCCATGGCAGGGTATGCCCGCTTCTCAGCGTTTATCTGCATGCTCTGGTTCGTAAGCTACGTTGCCTACGGGGTAAGCACGGGACTCATGGCCACGCTCAACCGCAGCCTCTCATCCCTGCCCGATGAAGGCGGTTACGTCATGCTCAAAGGTGCCATTCTCGGGCTGGCCTCACCGCTGGTCTGGACAGGTTCGGCGAGCCTCGGCCTGTATTGGCTCTACCAGTTCCTCGGCGAGGGCATCCTGCGCACCGTGGGAGACCTGACCATCAGCTGGGAAGGCTTCTCGCTCAAGTTCGCCAGCGTGCTGCTTCTGGCCATTCTGTTCTACGTCACCCGCGCCTGTTCGCATCTGGCAAGAGGGGCGCTGGACCGCATGGCCGAACGATGGCCCAAGGGACAGCGAGGCTCCGTGCTGTCGCTCAAGACCATGGCCAACTACGGACTGTGGTTCGTCTACGGCCTTGTGGGCCTGCATATCCTCGGGGTCAGCCTGACCAGCCTCACGGTTGTTGCGGGTGGTCTTTCCGTGGGTATCGGTTTCGGCATGCAGACAATCTTCAACAACTTCTTCAGCGGCCTTATCCTGCTCTTCGGCCGCTCCATACAGCAGGGCGACATCATTCAGGTGGGCGACCTGTGGTGCACCGTGCGCACCATCAACATCCGCGCCACCGTAGTGGAGACCTTTGACAACGCCTCGCTCATCATTCCCAACTCGGACCTTGTGACCACGCAGGTGACCAACTGGACCAAGAACAACGCCACCATCCGTCGCGACCTGCTGGTGGGCGTGGCCTATGGTTCCGACACCGAACTGGTCCGCAAGACCCTGACGGCCGTGGCCGAAGCACATCCCCATGTGCTGCGCCGCCCCCAACCGGCCGTGCTCTTCAACGACTTCGGCGCAAGCAGCCTCGACTTCATCCTGCGCGTGTGGATTAACGACATAGACAACGCCCTGACGAGCATTTCCGAACTGCGCTTTGCCATAGACAAGGCCTTCCGCGAAGAGGGAATCGAAATAGCCTTCCCGCAGATGGACCTGCACATTCGCACGGCTCCGGCCCTGCAGGAACTGCAGGCTGCGCAGGTCGCCCAGGCGAAACAGGCTCCGAAAAAAACGATCTGCCGTCAGGACACCACGCCCGACCACGACGAGGAATAA
- a CDS encoding sensor histidine kinase, whose protein sequence is MTQEQIIQFQEKQLELLRRERAAAMEALDLAASLGSFAPSLSQHSDCLPILRETCLRARKMIEMEGIAIYLAQEGTYDFSLHYCDNPEVADKIEHEINGLIADNSFAYALKTNEPLFFLTQNGGQHILLHVISSASRIKGMLAGILRQDKDSILDTTRKLFSVVMLSAAHAMESHDVNKLFAEDNKRLEHKVQIRTHALEDTNLQLKLIFNSIQTGVLIINAETQIIHDANPAALAMLHCNADDLIGKPCASTICFEHQTNCPFHSDSALRHNTERTLRTISGNEIPIIENVNEIMLSGQRYFLKSFMNISEQKKLQQLKEDVERITRHDLKSPLNGIINLPDIINEVGPINDEQKEMLKHIKESGYKMLKVINMSLDLYKMETGAYTFAPAPVDILQVMHKALMDLAPLFSAMQLTHAITLDGSPQPTGKKILVKGEETLLYSLLSNLLTNAAEASPREHHISVGILAKGERITVDIHNFGVIPAEIRDKFFGKYVTFGKKGGTGLGTFSAKLITNTLGGSISFTTSETAGTCITVTLPTP, encoded by the coding sequence ATGACGCAGGAACAGATCATCCAGTTTCAGGAAAAGCAGCTCGAACTGCTGCGACGCGAACGGGCCGCCGCCATGGAGGCACTCGACCTTGCCGCCTCGCTGGGCAGTTTTGCGCCCTCCCTGTCACAACACTCGGACTGTCTGCCCATTTTACGGGAAACCTGTCTGCGCGCCCGCAAAATGATAGAGATGGAAGGCATTGCCATCTATCTGGCGCAGGAGGGGACCTACGATTTCTCCTTGCATTATTGCGATAATCCCGAAGTAGCGGACAAGATCGAGCACGAAATCAACGGACTTATCGCAGACAACTCCTTTGCCTATGCCCTGAAAACCAACGAACCGCTTTTCTTTCTCACACAAAACGGCGGGCAGCACATACTGTTGCACGTGATCAGTTCCGCCTCCCGCATCAAGGGAATGCTGGCAGGCATTCTCCGGCAGGACAAAGACAGCATTCTGGATACCACGCGCAAACTCTTCTCCGTGGTCATGCTCTCCGCCGCCCATGCCATGGAAAGCCATGACGTGAACAAACTCTTTGCGGAAGACAACAAGAGGCTGGAACATAAGGTACAAATCCGCACCCACGCGCTTGAAGACACCAACCTGCAACTCAAGCTGATTTTCAACTCCATCCAGACAGGCGTACTCATCATCAATGCGGAAACACAGATAATCCACGATGCAAACCCTGCAGCGCTGGCCATGCTCCACTGCAATGCGGACGACCTTATCGGCAAACCATGCGCAAGCACCATCTGCTTCGAGCATCAGACCAACTGCCCCTTCCATTCCGACTCTGCCCTGCGCCACAACACCGAGCGCACCCTGCGCACCATCAGTGGAAACGAAATTCCCATCATTGAGAACGTCAACGAGATCATGCTGAGCGGACAACGCTATTTCCTGAAAAGCTTCATGAACATCTCCGAGCAGAAAAAGCTGCAGCAACTCAAGGAAGACGTTGAACGCATCACCCGCCACGACCTCAAATCGCCGCTCAACGGCATCATCAATCTGCCCGACATAATAAACGAGGTAGGCCCGATCAATGACGAGCAGAAGGAAATGCTCAAACACATCAAAGAGTCCGGCTACAAGATGCTCAAGGTCATCAACATGTCGCTGGACCTCTACAAGATGGAAACCGGAGCCTACACCTTTGCACCGGCACCGGTAGATATCCTGCAGGTCATGCATAAAGCGTTGATGGATCTGGCCCCCCTGTTCAGCGCCATGCAGTTGACGCACGCCATCACGCTTGATGGCAGCCCGCAACCAACTGGAAAGAAAATACTCGTGAAGGGAGAGGAAACACTGCTCTATTCGCTCCTCTCGAACCTGCTCACCAATGCAGCCGAAGCCTCGCCGCGCGAGCACCACATAAGCGTGGGCATCCTTGCCAAGGGCGAAAGAATTACCGTGGACATTCACAACTTTGGTGTTATTCCAGCCGAAATCCGAGACAAGTTTTTCGGCAAGTACGTCACCTTCGGCAAGAAGGGCGGCACCGGTCTCGGAACCTTCTCTGCCAAGCTCATTACAAACACGCTGGGAGGAAGCATTTCCTTCACGACCTCGGAAACGGCAGGCACCTGCATCACTGTCACGCTCCCCACCCCCTGA
- a CDS encoding HDOD domain-containing protein, with protein sequence MGRVNASDLRAGMVLASDAVGTNGRLLLPKGTTLEEQHIRVLKIWGALDADIQHMSGDEASQASLDDIHEEHLKAARNFVDCLFDDADLTIHPMHELHTACIKLYGARAEAGQQLSPDAFNWTPIPHPDNIPQTALNEFVSTDRGLASFPDIYFRINNALEDPSSTANKLADVISKDPSISAKLLSLVNSPFYGFGQRIDSLSRSVALVGAREISQLALGVAVMDLFIGVPDGLITVRGFWQHSVACGVLSRILASHITGMQQERCFVIGLLHDIGRLVMLKLAPQHVAWALNQSRTEHIPLNEAEQFVFGFDHTDVAEALFKRWNLPEELLDGVASHHDNDALPPREAAVCATADTLAIAMGYGANGSITVRTIPPAVWQSLDLPDSVLEATMLAAERQIHDITSIFLN encoded by the coding sequence ATGGGAAGGGTCAATGCATCCGACTTACGTGCAGGAATGGTGCTTGCCTCCGATGCCGTTGGCACCAACGGTCGGTTGCTGTTGCCCAAGGGGACGACGCTGGAAGAACAGCACATTCGGGTGCTGAAAATCTGGGGAGCGCTGGATGCCGACATTCAGCACATGTCCGGAGATGAAGCATCCCAGGCATCACTTGACGACATCCATGAAGAACACCTCAAAGCGGCGCGGAATTTCGTGGACTGCCTGTTCGACGATGCGGACCTGACGATTCACCCCATGCACGAACTGCATACGGCCTGCATCAAGCTTTACGGTGCCCGGGCAGAAGCGGGACAACAACTCTCCCCCGACGCATTCAACTGGACCCCCATACCGCATCCGGACAACATCCCCCAGACAGCCCTGAATGAATTCGTCAGTACGGACAGAGGGCTGGCCTCGTTCCCCGACATCTATTTCCGCATCAACAATGCGCTGGAAGATCCAAGTTCCACTGCAAACAAACTTGCGGACGTCATCTCAAAGGATCCCAGCATCAGTGCCAAGCTTCTCAGCCTGGTAAACAGTCCGTTCTATGGATTCGGGCAACGCATTGATTCACTCAGCCGCAGTGTCGCGCTGGTGGGGGCACGCGAGATCAGCCAACTGGCTCTTGGCGTAGCGGTAATGGATCTTTTCATCGGAGTGCCGGACGGTCTCATCACCGTTCGCGGATTCTGGCAGCATTCAGTTGCCTGCGGCGTACTGAGTCGCATCCTTGCCTCCCATATCACCGGCATGCAACAGGAACGCTGTTTCGTCATCGGCCTGCTCCACGATATTGGCAGGCTTGTCATGCTCAAGCTGGCCCCCCAGCACGTGGCCTGGGCTCTCAATCAATCCCGCACGGAGCACATCCCCCTGAACGAGGCGGAACAATTCGTCTTCGGCTTCGATCATACGGACGTGGCAGAAGCCCTGTTCAAGCGCTGGAACCTGCCGGAAGAATTACTGGACGGTGTCGCATCACATCATGACAACGACGCATTGCCCCCCAGAGAAGCCGCAGTATGCGCCACGGCGGACACTCTGGCCATTGCCATGGGCTATGGCGCCAACGGCTCCATCACGGTACGGACCATCCCTCCCGCAGTCTGGCAGTCCCTTGATCTGCCCGACAGCGTGCTAGAGGCGACAATGCTGGCTGCTGAACGACAGATACACGACATCACAAGCATTTTTCTCAATTGA
- a CDS encoding VacJ family lipoprotein — MRTLKQHNATFLHLTAAMLCLCMLTACGAKQIAPERMLEKSAFRTPVSHAVAPEMHDELNNNSMLFVNDPAERINRTIYTFNARLDRAVLIPVVTGYQAVVPPQIRSGVSNGISNINEIPRLANAMLQGNPSKSGIIAARFIINSTLGIGGLFDPATELEFYQQSEDFGQTLGVWGIPQGAYVVLPLYGPSSIRDTAGTAGDMLFAYYQMEYLYDLAEIDNRELARNTNTVVRGINTRSGIPFRYYTMDTPFEYEILRFAYMKARQLETER, encoded by the coding sequence ATGCGTACTCTCAAACAGCACAACGCCACATTCCTCCACCTGACAGCCGCCATGCTCTGCCTTTGCATGCTGACAGCATGCGGCGCAAAACAAATCGCGCCGGAGCGGATGCTGGAGAAATCCGCCTTCCGTACGCCGGTTTCCCATGCCGTTGCCCCTGAGATGCATGACGAGTTGAACAACAATTCCATGCTGTTCGTAAACGATCCGGCCGAACGCATAAACAGAACCATCTACACGTTCAACGCCCGTCTCGACCGCGCCGTGCTTATTCCCGTTGTCACCGGCTATCAGGCTGTCGTTCCCCCGCAGATACGTTCCGGCGTCTCTAACGGCATAAGCAACATCAACGAAATTCCGCGACTTGCCAACGCCATGCTGCAGGGCAACCCATCCAAGAGCGGCATCATCGCCGCCCGCTTCATCATCAACTCCACTCTCGGCATTGGCGGACTATTCGACCCGGCCACCGAGCTTGAATTCTATCAACAATCTGAAGATTTCGGGCAGACGCTGGGCGTCTGGGGCATTCCGCAGGGAGCCTACGTGGTTCTGCCTCTCTACGGCCCCTCCAGCATCCGCGATACTGCAGGCACTGCAGGCGACATGCTCTTTGCCTACTACCAGATGGAATACCTGTATGACCTTGCCGAGATCGACAACCGTGAACTGGCCCGCAATACCAACACGGTTGTCCGTGGCATCAACACGCGATCCGGCATTCCCTTCCGGTACTATACGATGGACACCCCCTTCGAATACGAAATACTCCGGTTCGCCTACATGAAGGCACGGCAACTGGAAACTGAACGATAA